A window of Streptomyces sp. NBC_01142 genomic DNA:
CCTACGCGGCGCTGCGTGAGGCTGCGGGGCAGGGGGAGACCGACGCGTTCGCGTCGTCCGAGTTCCCGGCGGGCCGGTCCTACGACCGGGTCGTCGCGATCACCCGTTCCGGCACCACGACGGAGGTGCTTGAGCTGCTGGACGCCCTGCGGGGCAAGGTCCCCACGCTGGCCCTGACGGCCGATCCGAAGACGCCCGTCATGGAGGCGGCGGACGCGGTGGCGGTGCTCGACTGGGCGGACGAGGAGTCGGTCGTCCAGACCCGGTTCGCGACGACGGCGCTGGCGTTCCTGCGGGCGGGGCTCGGCGACATCCCGGGCGTGAAGTCCCTCACGGACGCGGCGGTCGACGCGGAGCTCGCGATCACCGAGCCGCTGCCGGAAGCGGTCGTGGCGGCGGAGCAGTGGACGTTCCTGGGCCGCGGCTGGACGTACGGGCTGGCGCTGGAGGCGGGCCTGAAGATGCGCGAGGCGGCGGGCGCGTGGACGGAGTCGTACCCCGCGATGGAGTACCGCCACGGCCCGATCTCGATCACCGGCCCGGGGCGGGTGACCTGGGTCTTCGGGCCGCTTCCGGAAGGCCTGGCCGGGGATGTGGCCCGGGTGGGCGGCACGCTGGTGGCCCGCCAGGAGGCGGACCCGCTGGCGGACCTGATCCGCGCGCAGCGCCTGGCGGTGACGCTTGCGGAGTCGCGGGGCTTCGACCCGGACCACCCCCGCAACCTGACGCGCAGCGTCATCCTCACCTCCTGAGCACGGGGGCCGCGGGCGGCCTCCGGCACGGGTCCCTTCGGCGTGCGGCTCGGGCCTGTGGCGCGGGGTCCTGCCTTGGCGCGGGCGCATCCGGCTCGGGCCCCTGCTCGCTGCGGGCGCGGGTGGCTCGGGCTCGTGGTGCGGGGTCCTGTCCGGTGCGGGCTCCGGGGCCCCTCCGGGCTCGACTCCTCGGAGTCGGCGGCATACAGGGCCCCGATTTCGCGGGCCGGGTCCTGCCGCCAATCCCCTGCGGGGACGACCCTGCACGGCCCCTCCCCCAGCGGAACGGGACGGGCGTGGGCCAGCCCGTGGCTCGGGGGCCTGTCCGGTGCGGGCGCATGTGACTCGGGCCCGTGGTGCGGGGTCCCGTCCGGTGCGGGCGCGGGTGGCTCGGGCCTGTGGCGCGGGGTCCTGCCTTGGCGCGGGCGCATCCGGCTCGGGCCCGTGGCGCGGGGCCCTGTCCAGTGCGGGCTCCGGGGCCCCTCCGGGCTCGACTCCTCGGAGTCGGCGGCATACAGGGCCCCGATTTCGCGGGCCGGGTCCTGCCGCCAATCCCCTGCGGGGACGACCCTGCACGGCCCCTCCCCCAGCGGAACGGGACGGGCGTGGGCCAGCCCGTGGCTCGGGGGCCTGCCTTGGCGCGGGCGCGGGTGGCTCGGGCCCGTGGCGCGGGGCCCTGTCCAGTGCGGGCTCCGGGGCCCCTCCGGGCTCGACTCCTCGGAGTCGGCGGCATACAGGGCCCTGTCTTAGTGGGCCCGGTCCTGCCGCCAATCCCCTGCGGGGACGACCCTCCACGGCCCCTCCCTACCAGAACGGGAAATGGGTGTGGGCCCGCCCCTGTGGTGCGGGTCCGGCAGCCCTCACACCTCGAAAGTCCCCGCCGAGCCGGATGCGGCGACGCGAAGCCGCAGCGTGGTGGGGGGTGCGGGAGCGTCAACCGCCACGCCCCGCCGCACGGCACCAGCGGCCCCTGTTTCTCGGGCTCCGCGGCGAAGCCGCCGGAGCGGTGGGGGTGCGGGCGTCAGCCCCCGCACCCCCACGGGGGGCTGGGGGCACCGCCCCCAGTTCGGGAAGGGGCGGGGTGGGGGAACAAGCCCACGGTCACCGAACACGCTTCCCCCTCCAGGGCCCCGTTTTGTATGCGTCCGCAACAATCCGTCGTAGTGGACTAGACCTTTCCTGGGTGTACGCGCCAGACTGTGCACGTGAGACACGTCATCGCCCTCGATGTGGGCGGCACCGGGATGAAGGCCGCCCTCGTCGGGGTGGACGGGACGCTGCTGTACGAGGCGCGGCGCGCGACCGGGCGGGAGCGCGGGGCCGACGCCGTCGTCGATTCCGTCCTCGGTTTCGCCGCCGAGCTGCACGCGCACGGCTCCGAACACCTCGGCGAGCCCGCCGAGGCCGCCGGAGTCGCCGTCCCCGGCATCGTCGACGCCGACCGCGGCATCGCCGTCTACGCCGCCAACCTCGGCTGGCGCGATGTGCCGCTCAGAGCGCAACTCGCCGAGCGGCTCGGCGGCGTACCCGTCGCCCTCGGGCACGACGTCCGGACCGGCGGCCTCGCCGAGGGCCGGATCGGGGCCGGCAAGGGCGCCGACCGGTTCCTGTTCGTGGCGCTCGGCACCGGCATCGCCGGGGCCATCGGTGTCGCCGGGGCGATCGAGGCCGGCGCCCACGGGTCTGCCGGCGAGATCGGCCACATCGTGGTGCGGCCACAGGGCCCCGCCTGCGGCTGCGGCCAACGCGGCTGCCTCGAGACCCTCGCCTCCGCCGCCGCGGTGACAAAGGCCTGGGCGGAGGCCTCCGGCGACGCGGACGCGGACGCCGCCGACTGCGCGAAGGCCGTCGCGTCGGGCGACGAGAGGGCCGTACGGGTCTGGCAGAACGCCATCGGCGCCCTCGCCGACGGGCTCGTCACCGCGCTCACCCTCCTCGACCCCCGCACCCTGATCATCGGTGGCGGTCTCGCCGAGGCAGGGGAAACCTTGTTCACACCACTTCGGGCCGCGGTCGAGGAGCGAGTCACGTTCCAGAAGCTGCCCGCCATCGTCCCGGCGGCCCTCGGGGACACTGCCGGCTGCCTGGGCGCAGGGCTGCTCGCCTGGGATCTGCTCGCCATCGACTCGGAGGTAACCGACTAATGGCCGCACGCGCCGCACGCGCCGCAAGCGCCGCCCGCGCCGGAAGCACCGTTCTCGCCGGCGCCCGGGTGGTACTGCCGACCGGGGTCGTCGAGAACGGGCGGGTCATCGTCGAAGGCCGGAAGATCGTCGGCGCGGCGCCCGCCGACGCCCCCGCCCGCGACCTGTCCGGCCACTGGGTCGTCCCCGGCTTCGTCGACATCCACAACCACGGCGGCGGCGGCGCCTCCTTCACCTCCGGCGGCGCCGAGGACGTACTGAAGGGCGTGGCAACCCACCGCGAGCATGGCACCACCACCCTCGTGGCCTCCACCGTCACCGGTGAGATGGACTTCCTCGCCCACCGGGCCGGATTCCTGTCCGAGCTCGTCGAGCAGGGCGACCTGGCGGGCATCCACTTCGAGGGACCGTTCATCTCGCCGTGCCGCAAGGGCGCGCACAGCGAGGAACTACTGCGCGACCCCGACCCGGCGGAGGTCAGGAAGCTGATCGACGCGGCGCGCGGTACGGCGAGGATGGTGACCCTCGCCACCGAACTGCCCGGCGGCATCGACTCCGTACGGCTGCTCGCCGAGCACGGCGTGATCGCCGCGATCGGCCACACGGACGCGACGTACGAACAGACCGTCGAGGCGATCGACGCGGGCGCGACCGTGGCGACCCATCTCTTCAACGCGATGCCCGCCCTCGGCCATCGCGCGCCGGGCCCGATCGCCGCGCTCCTCGAGGACGAGCGGATCACGGTCGAGCTGATCAACGACGGCACGCATCTGCACCCCGCCGCCCTGGAGCTCGCCTTCCACCGCGCGGGCGCGGGCCGGGTCGCCTTCATCACGGACGCCATGGACGCGGCGGGCTTCGGCGACGGCCGCTACGAACTCGGCCCGCTCGCCGTCGAGGTCAAGGACGGGGTGGCCCGGCTGGTGGAGGGCGGCTCGATCGCGGGCTCCACGCTCACCCTGGACACCGCCTTCAGGCGCGCGGCCACCATCGACCGGCTGCCGGTCGAGGACATCGTCCGGGCCATCTCCGCCAACCCGGCGAAGCTGCTCGGCATGTACGACACGGTCGGCTCACTGGAGCCCGGCAAAGACGCCGACCTGGTGGTTCTCGACGCGACGTTCACGCTCAAGGGCGTGATGCGCAAGGGCGAATGGGTGATTGACCCACAAGTAGGGTGATTTAGCGGCATGTTAGGGCAAGGCGGGTTGGACCGGGACTGCGTCGGGGGCTGGGCCAACCGCCTTCCGTTTGGCATGATCAGGCCCCGTACGAACACGGCCAGCACGTCTCCGGGGGGTGTCTACGGGTGATCCTGACGGTCACGCTCAACACCGCTCTCGACATCACCTACCGGGTCCCCGCGCTGACCCCGCACGCGAGCCACCGCGTCCGCGAGGTCCGCGAGCGCCCCGGCGGCAAGGGCCTCAACGTCGCCCGTGTGCTCGCCGCGCTCGGCCACGAGAGTGTCGTCACCGGCTACGCCGGCGGGGCCACCGGGGCCGTACTGCGCGATCTGCTGGCCCCTCTCGCACCCCATGACGCGCTCGTCCCGATCGCCGGGAGCACCCGCCGTACCCTGGCCGTCGTCGACGACGCGAGCGGCGACACCACCCAGCTGAACGAGCCCGGCCCCACCGTCACCACCGAGGAGTGGGCCGCCTTCCTGGAGACGTACGGATCGCTGCTGCGGGAGGCCGACGCCGTCGCGCTGTGCGGCAGCCTGCCGCCCGGCATCCATGTGGGCGCGTACGCCGACCTGATCCGCCGGGCCCGCGCCGCACACGTCCCCGTGCTCCTCGACACCAGCGGCGAACCGCTGCGCCGCGGCATCGCCGCCCGCCCGGACCTGGTCAAGCCCAACGCCGACGAGCTCGCCCAGCTCACCGGCTCCCGCGAACCGCTGCGCGCCACCCGCGACGCCCGCCGCCGCGGGGCGCACGCGGTCGTCTCCTCGCTCGGCCCGCAGGGCGTACTCGCCGCCACCCCGGACGGCGTCTGGCAGGCGGTCCCGCCCGCGCCGGTGAAGGGCAATCCGACGGGCGCGGGCGACTCCGCGGTGGCCGGTCTGCTCTCCGGGCTGGTGGAACGACTCCCCTGGCCCGAACGCCTCTCCCGGGCGGTCGCACTGTCGGCGGCGACCGTACTGGCCCCGGCGGCGGGCGAGTTCGACCTCGCCGCGTACGAGGACCTGCTGCCGCGCATCGCGGTGACCGAGCACGCGGAAGCAGCGTGACAAGGGGGCCGTACGGCCCCGGAATGGGAAGGCGCCATGCCACTCGTCAGCACAGGTGACCTCGTCTCTGCCGCCGCGGCCGAATCCCGCGCTGTCGCCGCGTTCAACGTCATCACGCTCGAACACGCGGAGGCCATCGCCGCCGGCGCCGAGCAGGCGGGCGCACCCGCGATCCTGCAGGTGTCGGAGAACGCGGTGAAGTTCCACGGCGGTGCCCTCTCCGCGATCGCCGCCGCCATGGCCGCGGTCGCCCGCGCCTCCTCCGCCCCGCTCTCCCTCCACCTCGACCATGTGGTCTCCGCGGACCTGCTGCGAGCGGCACACGACGCGGGCTTCAGCTCGGTGATGTTCGACGCCTCGAGGCTGTCGTACGCCGAGAACATCAAGGCCACGGCGGACGCGGTCCGCTGGGGCCACGAGCGCGGCATCTGGGTCGAGGCGGAACTGGGCAAGGTCGGCGGCAAGGAGGGCGAGGCACCCCTGGACGCCCACACCCCGGGCGTCCGCACGGACCCGGACGAGGCCGTGTCCTACGTCGCGGACACCGGTGTGGACGCCCTGGCCGTCGCGGTGGGCTCCTCGCACGCGATGACGGAGCGCACGGCGGCCCTGGACCACGCACTGATCGGCCAGCTGCGCGACGCCGTCCCCGTACCGCTGGTGCTGCACGGTTCGAGCGGTGTACCGGACGAGGAGATCCGGAAGGCGGTCGCCGCCGGCATGGTCAAGATAAACGTCGGTACGGCCCTGAACACCGCCTTCACCGGCGCCGTACGGGCCTACCTGGAGGCCAGTCCCTCGACGGTCGACCCCCGGAAATACCTCGTCCCGGCTCGCGAGGCGATGGCCGGGACGGTGGCGGGCTTCCTGGCGCTGCTCCCAGGGCTCCATCGCTGAGGACTCGCCGCCCCGCTTACGGACGCGGTGTCATTGTGACTGTTTTGGACCGCGTATGAGCTGAGGTGATGCGGTGTCAGGAAGTTGTTGACGGTCGGGTAGGCCCCGCCGCCGCCCTCGTACGAGGAGCTTGCCGCGCTGGTGGTGGAGCTGAAGCTGTTGGTGTCCGCCCAAGCGGCGACGATCGCGGAGCTGACCGCGAGGAACGCCGAGCAGGCGGAGCGGATCGCGGAGCTGGAGCGGCAGGTCGCATCGGCTCTCGCGCAACTCCTCCAAGCCGCCGTCCATTTGACGGGCTCGGCAAGAAGCCCGCGCCGAAATCTCCGCGGCATCGTTCGGGCTGCAAACCGGGCCGGGCCAAGGGCGATCCGGGCGGCTGGCTGGAGCAGGTCGCCGATCCCGACGTGATACTCGATCACCACCCGGCATGACCGACTTCACCGTCCCCTTCGACAACAACCAGGCCGAACGCGATCTACGGATGATCAAGACACAACAGAAGATCTCCGGATCCTGGCGGACCCTGACCGGCGCCAGGCGCTTCGCCCGGATCCGCTCCCACATCTCCACCGTCCGCAAACACGGCATCAACCCCCCTCACCGCCCTACGCGGCCTGTCCGCCGGATAGCCATGGATGCTGCCCGCAACCAGCTCAAACCCCTAAACAGTTACGTGTCATTTGATCTTCCCAATAGGATCATGATCGACCAAGCGTTCTACCAAGGGGAACTGATGCGCGGGAAAGTCCTCACAGCGGGAGCAGCGGCCACTGCGGCGTTGGCGCTGACCGTGTCAATGGCGGGCTCCGCCCAGGCGGCGGGATTCAGTGGATACCGGGGGTGCAGCACAACGGGCGCTTCCGGCGGCTACGAGTTCAGCAATTGGCACGGGCCGGACGCCAAGATAAACCTCTCCATCTACTGTCTCGTGATTCCGTCAGCGTTACTTGATCTTGTATGGCAGGGTCTTCTGGTGTGGAGCTCTCCGTGGAACAGGCCGCCGAGTTGCGGGAGTTGGTGAACAGTCGGGATGTTCCTGCGGACATGGCAACGCGGGGCCGGATCGTGCTGTGGTCGAGTGAGGGGCGTCGGCGCAAGGACATTGCCGAGCTGCTCGGGGTGTCGCTGCCGACCGTGGACCGCTGGAAGATCCGCTATGCCGAGCAGGGCCTGGCCGGGCTGGAAGGTGAGCGTCCTGGTGGCGCGCGGGAGCAGGTGCCGGCGCGGGTGCGGGCCCGGGTGATTGCGCTGACGCGCATGACGCCGCCGGACCGTACGGGGCTTTCGCACTGGTCCACGCGGGAGTTGGCGAAGTATCTGGAGCGGGCCGAGAACATCACCGTGTCCTGGCACTACATTGCGCGCGTCTGGCGGGAGGAGAGCCTGAAGCCGCACCGGTTGGGTACCTTCAAGATTTCCAAAGACCCCGCGTTCGCGGAGAAAGTGGCCGATGTGATCGGCCTGTATCTGGCTCCGCCGGGTGGCGCGGTGGTCCTCTCGATCGACGAGAAGACGCAGATCCAGGCTCTGGACCGGACCCAGCCGGTGCTGCCGGTCGCCTTCGCGGCGAGCGAGCAGCGCACCGCCGACTACGTCCGGCACGGCACCACGAACCTGTTCGCCGCCCTGAACGTGACCACCGGTGAAGTGCTCGGCGAGTGCAGGCCGACCCGGAACGGCAAGGATTTCCTGGCCTTCTTGAAGAAGGCGGTGAAACCGTACGCCGGGAAGGACATCCATGTCGTCCTGGACAACCTCTCGACGCACACCACACCCGAGGTCAAGGAGTGGCTGGTCAAGAACCGGCAAGTCCACTTCCATTTCACTCCCGTCGGTTCTTCGTGGCTGAACCAGATCGAGATCTGGTTCGGAATCCTCACCCGGCAATCCATCCGCCGCGGCACGTTCTCCAGCGTCAACGTCCTGATCAAACAGATCCGCGACTACATCAACTCCTGGAACACGACAGCGAAACCGTTCACCTGGACCGCGACCTCCGGCGAGGTCCTCGCGAAGGTCCGACTCGTCGCGACCAACGTGAAGAAACTCGTCAATAACAACTCGAACTGACATGAACAGAATCACGAGACACTACGCGACCGACACGACGGCCGACGGGGCTCACGTTCGAGTTCGCCTCGTGTCCAAGGACGTGCGGGGAACCGTCAAGAATTGGCCGTGGCGCTCCAACACCGGCGCCACCGACACCACGAAGAGATGGAAGACGACGGCTTCCTATGACAGAGGCCTCTTCGTCATCGGAGTACAGACGGCCCGGTTCAAGGGGGACAAGCTCGTGAACTACTGCACTGACTGGTAGACACCAGCGAAGAAAACGGGGTAGCGGGAAAAGGGGAGCTCAGGCACTACCGACTGAGCTCGTTCGCAACATCCTCAGTGCTCATGGTTGCCCCGTCCGTACATCCCGACGGGGCAACCGAGCTTCCGCGCACTCACCGAGTGATGTTTCAGCTTCCGACCTGGCCCTGCTTCAGGGCGACCTGGTCGAGGAAGGCCTCGCACTGATCACCCTGCTCGCAGGAGATCTTGAGGTCGTTCTTCCCCTGCTGCAGGTTCACGTAGGCGTACGTGCGCGTCCAGCCCTTCTCCCAGTCGCCCTCTGCAGCCTTCGCGAAATTCGACATGTTGATGGAGCGGGGCGTCTGACCGTTGATCGTGAGCGAGGTCTTGGCATCCTTGCCCGGCACGCTGTACGTGATGAACATCGTGTACTCGCCCGCCTCGGGCACGTCGACCGACCAGCTGGCCGAGCCGCCGACCCCGTTGAACGTCACATACGCGCCGTCCGCGCCCTCCGCGCCCTTGATGTCCGTCGCCAGGGCCGCGGGCGGCCCCAGCTTCAGCGTCGCCGCGTCCTGCTTCGGCAGCTCCTGCGGCTTCTCCTCGGGCTTCGGCTTGTCGCTGGGCTTCACCGACTGGCCCGCGGTCGAGCCCCCGCCGGTGTTCCCGGCCTGGGCGCCGCCCTTGTCGTCCTTGTCGCCGCTCGTCATGAGCGCCGCGGCGATGCCGATGACGACCACCGCGACCACCGCGACCGCGCCGATCAGCAGGCCCCTGGTGTTGGGGCCGCCGCTGCGGCCACCGCCCTGCTGCTGCGGCGTCTGGCGGGTGGGGGCGCCACCGGGGTACGTCTCGGGTGCCGCGTAGTGCGCGGTCGGCTGCTGGGCACCCTGCTGGCCGTAGGCCTGCTGGTGCGGGACCTGCTGGCCGTACTGCTGCTGCGGACCGCCGTACTGGCGCTCGCCGACCGTCCGTACCTGGTTGTACGAGGTTCTGGGGACCCCCGGCTGCGCTGCCGGACCCGGGTAGCCGTAGCCGCGGCCCTGGCCGGGCGGTGTTGCGCCCGCCGCCTGCCCGTCCTCGTACAGATAGCCGAACGGATCGTCGTCCTCGGGCGTGCTCGCGCCGTTGTTCGCGGCCGTCATCCCTAGTCACTCCTCACCATGTCGTCAGCACATCGCCGACGCGGCGAGCCTACCCGGTTCGGCGTAAGCAAAAGGGTGGCGTCGGCCTCAGCCCGCCCGCCGGTGCACCTTCGCCCGGGATCGCTTCTCGATATACATCCGCTGATCCGCGGATTGCAGGACCTCCTCGACGGACATCCCGCAACTTGCCCATCCGATACCGAAGCTGGCCCCGACCCGGACTCCGCGGCCGCCCACCCTGATCGGCACGATGATCGCGTTCCGCAGACGTACTGCCAGGTCGGCGGCGTCGGCCGCGCCCAGGCCGTCGGCCAGAACGACGAACTCGTCACCGCCGAGCCGGGCGACGGTGTCGTTGTCGCGTACGCCGGTGGTGAGCCGGCGCGCGACCTCCACCAGCACCGCATCACCCGTCTGGTGCCCGAAGCGGTCGTTGATCGACTTGAAGCCGTCAAGATCACAGAAGAGGACGGCGAGCCCCTTGGCCCCGTCGTCCACCTCGGTGTCGGGCGCGACGGTGTGGACATGGTCGTACGGACCCGCCGGTTCGATGTCGAATCCGTCACTGCGGAAGATGCGCCCGCCGTCAGCGGCATCCGCGCCGTCGTACCCGTCGTACGCCGCGTCCAGCGCCTCGATCGCCGTGGCGCGGGCCGCGTGCGGCCGCTCGCACAGCCGGGAGCTGAGCCGGGCGCGCAGCTCGGCGCTGTTGGGCAGGCCGGTGAGCGAGTCGTGCGAGGCACGGTGGGCGAGCTGCAGCTCGTGGCGCTTGCGCTCCTCGATGTCCTCGACGTGGGTGAGGAGAAACCGGGGGCCGTCCGCGGTGTCGGCGACGACGGAGTTGCGCAGCGAGACCCAGACATAGGTGCCGTCGCGGCGGCCGAGACGCAGCTCGGCACGCCCGCCCTCGGCGGACGTACGCAGCAGAGTGCCGACGTCCTCGGGGTGGACGAGGTCGGCGAAGGAGTAGCGGCGCATCGCGGAGGCGGGGCGGCCGAGCAGCCGGCAGAGCGCGTCGTTCGTGCGCAGCAGCCGGCCGTGCTGGTCGCCGCCCATCTCGGCGATGGCCATACCGCTGGGTGCGTACTCGAAGGCCTGGCGGAAGGATTCCTCACTGGCGCGCAGAGCCTGCTGCTCACGCTCGAGGCGGACCAGGGCGCGCTGCATGTTGGAGCGCAGCCGGGCGTTGCTGATCGCGATCGCCGCCTGGGAGGCGTACATCTGGAGCGCTTCCTGACCCCAGGGCCCGGGCCTGCGGCCGTTGCGCGGCCGGTCGACGGATATCACGCCGAGCAGTTCACGGCCGCCGCCCGATGCGTACATGGGGGCGTAGAGACGGTCCTGCGGGTGCCACTCGTCCTCGAAGCGGGGGTCGGGGCCCTCGGTGTGCCACTGCGGGACGTCGTCCTCTATGAGGACCCAGCCCTCGGTGTGCGGTATGAAGCGGAGCTCGCCCCAGGCCTCGCCCATGGACAGACGGCGTTCCCAGGAGGGGCGGGAGCCGACGCGTCCGGTGATCAGGGCTTCGGCGGCGGCGCTGCCGGCGAACGCGGCGACCACGAGATCGCCGTCGGGGCGTACGAGATTGACGCAGGCCAGCTCGTAGCCGAGTCCGGCGATGACGCCGTCGGCGACGGTCTGCAGAGTGTCGGCCAGGCTCCGGGCCGTGTTGAGCTCAGCGACGACCTGATGCAGCTGCCGCAGGGTCGCAAGACGGACGTAGGGCTCCGACTCGGTCTCCATTGCTCGCTCTCCCCGAGACCTCGACAGCAACTCCAGGGTTCTCATCAGCGTTCTTGATGCGGTATCACGGCCACTGAATCACAGCGAGCTGCTCACTCGGTACACAGGGTCAACAATTACCGCACTCTGTGACTCAAGTCACATCAGATGATGAAGGGTTGCGAGCGTCACATGGGAGCGCTCCATCGGTTTCTTGAACGCGAAACGATACCGGGGCAGTACGAGGGCACGACCGGGGCGCGTGCCCGTTGTCCGGCGGGGCGTGCCCTTGGTCCGGCCGGGGCGCGTGCCTGTGGTCCGGCCGGGGCGTGCCCTTGGTCCTAGGACCCGGCTGGTTCCCTGGCCCGATGCGGGCGCCGGACGGCCGGGACTAGCGTTCCTCGTGTGTTGCAGACGACCCCCACTCCCGCCCCTGTTGCCATCCCCCATGCTGAGGGGGTGAGCAACGAGGAGTTCCGCGCGGCCATGTCGCGACTGGCCGCCGGTGTGGTGCTGGTGACCGCGCACGACCCCGACGACGGCCCGCACGGCGCGGACGCCGGCATGACCGCGACAGCGTTCATGTCGGTGTCCCTGGACCCACCTCTGGTGCTGGTGAGCCTGCGCAACGGCTCCCGCATGGACGACCTGCTGGCCGAACAGCCGTTGTGGGGCGTCTCGGTGCTCTCGGAGAGCCAGCGGCACATCGCCGGGCGCTTCTCCATGAAGGGGCGGGTCAGCGATCGGCTGCTCTTCGAGGACATCCCGTACACAAGGGGCGAGGTGTCCGGGGCACTGCTGGTCCGGGGCGCGCTGGCAACGCTGGAGTGCCGTACGGAACAGCGGATGGAGGCGGGCGACCACACGCTGGTGATCGGCCGGGTGCTGAACGTGGACCTGCCGAGCGGGGACGGCGGCCCGCTGACGTATTTCCAGGGCCGGTACCGGCAGTTGGGGTAAGCCTCGCGCGAGCCCGGCCGGACTCGGCCGACCGCGGGTGAGGCTCCCGGCCGCGGGGGGCCGGTGCGGGTGGGCCGGTGCGGAGTAGGGCCGGTGCGGACCCGGCTACCAGTCGCGGCCCGTGCGGCCGCGCTTCGTCTCGGCGCGCTGCTTCTTCTCGCGCAGGCGGCGTTCGTTGATGCCCCGCGGGATCCTCGTGGGGCGGCGCGGCCGCGGCGGCGGCGCCGTCGCCTCGGCCAGCAGCGAGGCGAGTCGGACCGCGGCGGTCTCACGGTTGCGCCACTGGGAGCGGTGTTCCGACGCCCGTACGGCGACGACCCCACCCACCAGCCGGCTCGCGAGGCGCTCCAGCGCCCGCTCCTTCCACACCGGCGGCAGCGCCTCGGTCCTGGCGAGGTCGAAGCGGAGCTCCACCTGCGAGTCGCTGGTGTTGACGTGCTGGCCGCCGGGCCCCGACGACCGCGAGAAACGCCAGATGAGCTCGGCCTCCGGCAGGGAGACCGAACCGCGGATGATGTAGGGCCCGGACATGTGTCCCATGGTCGCGTGCCCGCGCCGTTCGCGTCACTCTCTTTTCGGCACTCCCGGCCAAAATAGACCGGAACACCCCGAAAGCCCGGTAAAGAAAGCAAAGACGGGGTGGAACCTCGCGGTCCCCTGCCTGCGTTATGACGGGTGACGGTAGCTTTCGGAAAGGGCTCATAGCCCGCGCACTCGATCACGAAGGGGACTTCCCCATGGCAGTAAGCCTGTCCAAGGGCGGCAACGTCTCGCTCACCAAGGAGGCACCGGGCCTGACCGCCGTCACGGTCGGCCTCGGCTGGGACGTCCGCACCACCACCGGCACCGACTTCGACCTCGACGCCTCG
This region includes:
- a CDS encoding SIS domain-containing protein, with amino-acid sequence MSRTAAEIATQPTCWRRAAEAAAAFEGLPKPGERVAVTGCGTSWFMAIAYAALREAAGQGETDAFASSEFPAGRSYDRVVAITRSGTTTEVLELLDALRGKVPTLALTADPKTPVMEAADAVAVLDWADEESVVQTRFATTALAFLRAGLGDIPGVKSLTDAAVDAELAITEPLPEAVVAAEQWTFLGRGWTYGLALEAGLKMREAAGAWTESYPAMEYRHGPISITGPGRVTWVFGPLPEGLAGDVARVGGTLVARQEADPLADLIRAQRLAVTLAESRGFDPDHPRNLTRSVILTS
- a CDS encoding ROK family protein, with the translated sequence MRHVIALDVGGTGMKAALVGVDGTLLYEARRATGRERGADAVVDSVLGFAAELHAHGSEHLGEPAEAAGVAVPGIVDADRGIAVYAANLGWRDVPLRAQLAERLGGVPVALGHDVRTGGLAEGRIGAGKGADRFLFVALGTGIAGAIGVAGAIEAGAHGSAGEIGHIVVRPQGPACGCGQRGCLETLASAAAVTKAWAEASGDADADAADCAKAVASGDERAVRVWQNAIGALADGLVTALTLLDPRTLIIGGGLAEAGETLFTPLRAAVEERVTFQKLPAIVPAALGDTAGCLGAGLLAWDLLAIDSEVTD
- the nagA gene encoding N-acetylglucosamine-6-phosphate deacetylase; the protein is MAARAARAASAARAGSTVLAGARVVLPTGVVENGRVIVEGRKIVGAAPADAPARDLSGHWVVPGFVDIHNHGGGGASFTSGGAEDVLKGVATHREHGTTTLVASTVTGEMDFLAHRAGFLSELVEQGDLAGIHFEGPFISPCRKGAHSEELLRDPDPAEVRKLIDAARGTARMVTLATELPGGIDSVRLLAEHGVIAAIGHTDATYEQTVEAIDAGATVATHLFNAMPALGHRAPGPIAALLEDERITVELINDGTHLHPAALELAFHRAGAGRVAFITDAMDAAGFGDGRYELGPLAVEVKDGVARLVEGGSIAGSTLTLDTAFRRAATIDRLPVEDIVRAISANPAKLLGMYDTVGSLEPGKDADLVVLDATFTLKGVMRKGEWVIDPQVG
- a CDS encoding 1-phosphofructokinase family hexose kinase, producing MILTVTLNTALDITYRVPALTPHASHRVREVRERPGGKGLNVARVLAALGHESVVTGYAGGATGAVLRDLLAPLAPHDALVPIAGSTRRTLAVVDDASGDTTQLNEPGPTVTTEEWAAFLETYGSLLREADAVALCGSLPPGIHVGAYADLIRRARAAHVPVLLDTSGEPLRRGIAARPDLVKPNADELAQLTGSREPLRATRDARRRGAHAVVSSLGPQGVLAATPDGVWQAVPPAPVKGNPTGAGDSAVAGLLSGLVERLPWPERLSRAVALSAATVLAPAAGEFDLAAYEDLLPRIAVTEHAEAA
- a CDS encoding class II fructose-bisphosphate aldolase; the protein is MPLVSTGDLVSAAAAESRAVAAFNVITLEHAEAIAAGAEQAGAPAILQVSENAVKFHGGALSAIAAAMAAVARASSAPLSLHLDHVVSADLLRAAHDAGFSSVMFDASRLSYAENIKATADAVRWGHERGIWVEAELGKVGGKEGEAPLDAHTPGVRTDPDEAVSYVADTGVDALAVAVGSSHAMTERTAALDHALIGQLRDAVPVPLVLHGSSGVPDEEIRKAVAAGMVKINVGTALNTAFTGAVRAYLEASPSTVDPRKYLVPAREAMAGTVAGFLALLPGLHR
- a CDS encoding IS630 family transposase — translated: MAGSSGVELSVEQAAELRELVNSRDVPADMATRGRIVLWSSEGRRRKDIAELLGVSLPTVDRWKIRYAEQGLAGLEGERPGGAREQVPARVRARVIALTRMTPPDRTGLSHWSTRELAKYLERAENITVSWHYIARVWREESLKPHRLGTFKISKDPAFAEKVADVIGLYLAPPGGAVVLSIDEKTQIQALDRTQPVLPVAFAASEQRTADYVRHGTTNLFAALNVTTGEVLGECRPTRNGKDFLAFLKKAVKPYAGKDIHVVLDNLSTHTTPEVKEWLVKNRQVHFHFTPVGSSWLNQIEIWFGILTRQSIRRGTFSSVNVLIKQIRDYINSWNTTAKPFTWTATSGEVLAKVRLVATNVKKLVNNNSN
- a CDS encoding CBM35 domain-containing protein, translated to MTAANNGASTPEDDDPFGYLYEDGQAAGATPPGQGRGYGYPGPAAQPGVPRTSYNQVRTVGERQYGGPQQQYGQQVPHQQAYGQQGAQQPTAHYAAPETYPGGAPTRQTPQQQGGGRSGGPNTRGLLIGAVAVVAVVVIGIAAALMTSGDKDDKGGAQAGNTGGGSTAGQSVKPSDKPKPEEKPQELPKQDAATLKLGPPAALATDIKGAEGADGAYVTFNGVGGSASWSVDVPEAGEYTMFITYSVPGKDAKTSLTINGQTPRSINMSNFAKAAEGDWEKGWTRTYAYVNLQQGKNDLKISCEQGDQCEAFLDQVALKQGQVGS